One genomic window of Elstera cyanobacteriorum includes the following:
- a CDS encoding D-mannonate oxidoreductase, whose protein sequence is MLTPILQFGTSRFLQAHADLFVSEALERGEALGPIAVVQTTDNPSSHARVTALAAGGGYPVRIRGRQNGQIIDTEQRCTGIRAAYHAGRDWAVLRRMITGEVEVILSNTGDAGYALHPADGPSLLLPGADAPRSFPAKLLVLLHDRWQAGAPPLSVFPCELISRNGDTLRGIVQNLALTWGAAAGFRAWLAESCRWANSLVDRIVSEPIEPVGAVAEPYALWAIEAQAGLTLPCRHPALQIVPDLAVIERLKLHLLNLGHTYLADGWLRQARAAGETVFQAMETPTIRTDLEAMWTEEVLPIFAAWGLGAEATAYLADVRDRFLNPFLKHRLADIAQNHADKRLRRLAPLVAAAENLGLTLPQPRLRAVLG, encoded by the coding sequence ATGCTAACGCCGATCCTGCAATTCGGCACCAGCCGCTTTCTGCAAGCCCATGCCGATCTGTTTGTTTCAGAAGCGCTGGAGCGCGGCGAGGCCCTCGGCCCGATTGCCGTGGTGCAGACAACCGATAATCCATCCAGCCACGCCCGCGTGACCGCGCTGGCGGCAGGCGGCGGCTATCCCGTGCGCATCCGGGGGCGGCAAAACGGTCAGATCATCGATACAGAACAGCGGTGCACCGGCATCCGCGCCGCCTATCACGCCGGGCGAGATTGGGCCGTTCTGCGCCGCATGATCACGGGCGAGGTTGAGGTCATCCTGTCCAATACCGGTGATGCGGGCTATGCCCTCCACCCTGCCGATGGGCCGAGCCTGCTCCTTCCGGGCGCCGACGCCCCCCGGTCCTTTCCGGCGAAGCTGCTGGTGCTCTTGCACGACCGCTGGCAGGCGGGGGCGCCCCCCCTTTCGGTGTTTCCCTGCGAACTCATTAGCCGTAATGGCGATACGTTACGGGGCATTGTGCAGAACCTCGCCCTGACCTGGGGCGCGGCGGCAGGGTTTCGCGCCTGGCTAGCGGAGAGTTGCCGCTGGGCGAATTCCTTGGTGGATCGCATCGTTTCCGAACCCATCGAGCCGGTGGGCGCGGTGGCGGAACCCTATGCGCTTTGGGCCATCGAAGCGCAGGCGGGGCTAACCCTACCCTGCCGCCATCCGGCCCTCCAAATCGTCCCAGATTTGGCCGTGATCGAGCGGCTAAAGCTGCATCTGCTGAACCTCGGCCATACCTATCTCGCCGATGGTTGGCTACGGCAGGCGCGCGCGGCGGGGGAGACGGTGTTTCAAGCAATGGAAACCCCGACAATCCGCACCGATCTCGAGGCGATGTGGACCGAGGAGGTGCTGCCCATCTTCGCCGCCTGGGGCCTCGGGGCCGAGGCGACGGCCTATCTCGCGGACGTGCGCGACCGTTTCCTCAACCCGTTCCTCAAGCACCGGTTGGCGGATATTGCCCAGAACCACGCCGATAAACGCCTGCGCCGCCTCGCCCCCCTTGTCGCGGCGGCGGAAAATTTGGGCCTGACCCTGCCGCAGCCACGCCTGCGGGCGGTTTTGGGCTAG
- a CDS encoding zinc-binding alcohol dehydrogenase family protein has product MLTVVCETPGTLRALNSPTPERGEGEVLLRVRRVGVCGTDLHIFTGNQPYLQYPRVMGHELSGEVVEAPKGSRFVAGDPVFVMPYLSCGTCHACRQGKTNCCSNIQVLGVHRDGAFTEYLSLPEQFLHKAEGISLDQAAMLEFLAIGAHAVRRGQVETDQHTLVVGAGPIGMAVAIFAKLRGGIVTVLDGREDRLAFCRQHLGVETVALGPDDQARLIDLTEGVFFDRVFDATGNPKAMERGFGFVAHGGTYVLVSIVNATIGFSDPEFHKREMTLMGSRNATLADFETVLAAMRAGQIPDAALATHRMTLTEVPERFPALLDPAAGVVKALVEC; this is encoded by the coding sequence ATGCTCACTGTCGTTTGCGAAACCCCCGGCACCCTGCGCGCCCTGAATAGCCCAACGCCCGAACGCGGCGAGGGGGAAGTGCTGTTGCGCGTGCGCCGCGTTGGCGTTTGCGGCACTGATTTGCATATCTTTACCGGCAATCAGCCCTATTTGCAGTATCCGCGCGTCATGGGGCATGAGCTTTCGGGCGAAGTGGTAGAAGCGCCGAAGGGCAGCCGCTTTGTGGCGGGCGATCCGGTGTTCGTCATGCCCTATCTATCCTGCGGCACCTGCCACGCCTGCCGCCAGGGCAAGACCAATTGTTGCAGCAATATTCAGGTCTTGGGCGTTCACCGCGATGGGGCCTTCACCGAATATCTGAGCCTGCCCGAACAGTTTTTGCACAAGGCAGAGGGAATTTCGCTCGATCAAGCGGCGATGCTGGAGTTTCTCGCCATCGGCGCCCATGCCGTGCGGCGCGGACAGGTCGAAACCGATCAGCACACGCTGGTCGTCGGTGCCGGGCCTATCGGCATGGCGGTCGCCATTTTCGCTAAGCTGCGCGGCGGCATCGTTACGGTGCTGGATGGGCGGGAAGATCGGTTGGCCTTCTGCCGCCAGCATCTCGGCGTTGAAACCGTCGCCCTAGGGCCGGACGATCAGGCGCGGCTGATTGATCTAACGGAGGGGGTTTTCTTCGACCGGGTTTTCGACGCGACCGGCAATCCAAAAGCAATGGAGCGCGGTTTTGGCTTCGTCGCCCACGGCGGCACCTATGTGCTGGTCTCCATCGTCAATGCCACCATCGGCTTTTCCGACCCAGAGTTTCATAAGCGCGAAATGACGCTGATGGGCAGCCGCAATGCCACGCTGGCGGATTTCGAAACTGTGCTGGCCGCGATGCGCGCCGGGCAGATTCCCGACGCGGCGTTGGCCACCCACCGCATGACGCTGACCGAAGTGCCGGAACGGTTTCCCGCCCTGCTCGATCCGGCAGCGGGCGTGGTAAAGGCCCTCGTTGAATGCTAA
- a CDS encoding aldo/keto reductase, translating into MNLSDRRRLPRTDLALPILGLGCAQMGGLYRSSPLAESLETAAYALEAGIRYFDTAPYYGYGRSEHRLGAALCDLPRDEIIVSTKVGRLIRANAYSTRGAGADANGWADPLPFHQVYDYSYDGILRSVEDSLQRLSLARIDILYVHDIGRVTHGEKHDHYWGQLTTGGGFRALGDLRRDGRVTAIGLGVNEWEVIRDAMQEIDLDCSMLAGRYTLLEQTSLSPFLDECVTRGHAIVAAGVFNSGLLVGNGKFNYADAPPEILARAEALAAVAKDFAVDLPAAALQFPLAHPAVVSVVTGVRTRGQLESNLAWFGTDIPADFWQALKARGLVHPAAPVF; encoded by the coding sequence ATGAACCTTTCCGACCGCCGCCGCCTGCCCCGTACTGACCTTGCCCTGCCGATCCTCGGCCTGGGCTGCGCCCAAATGGGTGGCTTGTACCGCAGTAGCCCCTTGGCCGAATCGCTGGAAACGGCGGCTTATGCGCTGGAAGCCGGTATCCGCTATTTCGACACAGCCCCCTATTACGGCTATGGCCGCTCGGAACATCGGTTAGGTGCCGCCTTGTGTGATCTGCCGCGCGATGAAATCATCGTCAGCACCAAAGTCGGGCGCTTGATCCGCGCCAATGCCTATAGCACGCGGGGTGCGGGCGCCGATGCCAATGGCTGGGCCGACCCGCTGCCGTTCCATCAGGTTTATGATTATTCCTACGACGGGATCCTGCGGTCGGTCGAAGACTCGCTGCAACGCCTCAGCCTCGCGCGGATTGATATTCTCTATGTCCACGATATTGGGCGGGTTACCCACGGCGAAAAGCACGATCATTATTGGGGGCAACTGACCACCGGTGGCGGTTTCCGCGCGCTGGGCGACCTCCGCCGCGACGGGCGGGTGACCGCCATCGGCCTGGGCGTCAACGAGTGGGAGGTGATCCGCGATGCGATGCAGGAAATCGACCTCGATTGCTCCATGCTCGCCGGGCGCTATACGCTGCTGGAACAAACCAGCCTGTCGCCGTTCCTTGATGAGTGCGTCACGCGCGGCCATGCCATCGTCGCGGCGGGGGTGTTTAACTCCGGCCTGCTGGTTGGTAATGGCAAGTTCAATTACGCCGATGCGCCGCCGGAGATTTTGGCGCGGGCGGAAGCGCTCGCCGCCGTGGCAAAGGACTTCGCCGTCGATCTTCCGGCGGCAGCGTTACAGTTCCCGCTCGCCCATCCTGCCGTCGTATCGGTGGTGACGGGGGTACGAACGCGCGGGCAGCTTGAAAGCAATCTCGCTTGGTTCGGCACCGACATTCCCGCCGATTTTTGGCAGGCGCTGAAGGCGCGCGGGCTGGTCCATCCCGCCGCCCCCGTTTTCTAA
- a CDS encoding ABC transporter substrate-binding protein, which translates to MQTKFLTTCLVSAVALLAASAQAADKEIAVIVKTVNSTFWQNVQKGATDAQKEAAGYSMTFQGPAAESAIADQVNMVENAVNRKVAGIVLAPSDPDALVPPLKKAWEAKIPVVLIDSMLSEAGKRYYQSFLATDNEKAGELSAKALIAKTGTTGKIAIMSYVAGAGSEIGRVGGFTKYIKANSQLQIVGPFYSQSQMATALNQTTDVLAANPDLKGIFGANEPTAIGMGRALAQSGKAGKVAAVGFDGNQDLQGFVKDGTLEAIAVQGSYQMGYLGVQSVVKLLAKQPVPEFLDTGVVIVTKGNIDGTDAKNVLY; encoded by the coding sequence ATGCAGACCAAGTTTCTGACGACCTGCCTTGTCTCGGCCGTCGCCCTACTCGCCGCCTCGGCCCAAGCTGCCGATAAGGAAATTGCGGTGATCGTCAAGACCGTGAATTCTACCTTTTGGCAGAATGTGCAAAAGGGCGCGACCGACGCGCAGAAGGAAGCGGCGGGCTATTCCATGACCTTCCAGGGTCCGGCCGCCGAATCGGCCATCGCCGATCAGGTGAACATGGTCGAAAACGCCGTGAACCGCAAAGTCGCCGGCATCGTGCTGGCCCCGTCCGACCCGGATGCGCTGGTACCGCCGCTGAAGAAGGCCTGGGAAGCCAAGATCCCTGTCGTGCTGATCGACTCGATGCTGTCGGAAGCGGGCAAGCGCTACTATCAGTCCTTCCTGGCCACCGATAACGAAAAGGCGGGCGAGCTTTCGGCCAAGGCGCTGATCGCCAAGACCGGCACCACCGGCAAGATCGCCATCATGTCTTATGTGGCGGGTGCCGGGTCTGAAATTGGCCGCGTCGGCGGTTTCACCAAATATATCAAAGCGAACTCGCAGCTTCAGATCGTCGGCCCCTTCTATTCGCAGTCACAGATGGCAACCGCGTTGAACCAGACGACCGACGTTCTGGCCGCCAACCCGGATTTGAAGGGCATTTTCGGCGCCAATGAGCCGACCGCCATCGGCATGGGCCGCGCCCTCGCGCAATCGGGTAAGGCCGGAAAGGTCGCTGCCGTTGGCTTTGACGGCAATCAAGACCTGCAAGGCTTCGTGAAGGATGGCACCTTGGAAGCCATCGCCGTTCAGGGGTCGTACCAGATGGGCTACCTCGGCGTTCAAAGCGTGGTGAAGCTGCTGGCAAAGCAGCCCGTGCCGGAATTCCTCGATACCGGCGTCGTCATTGTCACGAAGGGCAATATCGACGGCACCGACGCTAAGAACGTCCTGTACTAA
- a CDS encoding ABC transporter permease, whose protein sequence is MTDLSSTASAKTDKEIADHKARVMNDRKKDLIQKFAALASLMALVIVFAATSDAFLSVSNGMTIALQVTSIAYLGIAATCVIITGGIDLSVGSVLALAGVVAALLVKAGVPIPLGMTAGIIVGALCGVVNGLAVTKLKLPPFIATLGMMLVARGLALQITGARAVSGLGDAFGELGNGALFRKVEIGSDGFPNVIFPGIPYPVIIMVVLAIAVAVMLSRTTLGRHIYAVGSNSEAARLSGVHVARVTLFTYVLSGTLAGLTGCVLMSRLVTAQPNEGVMYELDAIASAVIGGTSLIGGVGTISGTVIGAFVIGILRNGLNMNGVSAFTQQIIIGLVILLTVWIDQIRNRR, encoded by the coding sequence ATGACCGACCTCAGCAGCACCGCCTCGGCCAAGACCGATAAAGAAATCGCCGATCATAAGGCCCGCGTGATGAACGACCGCAAGAAAGACCTGATCCAGAAATTCGCCGCCTTAGCGAGCCTCATGGCGCTCGTGATCGTCTTTGCCGCGACCAGCGACGCCTTCCTGTCAGTCAGTAATGGCATGACCATCGCTTTGCAGGTGACCAGCATCGCCTATCTCGGCATTGCCGCGACCTGCGTGATCATCACAGGCGGGATTGATCTGTCGGTCGGCTCCGTCCTGGCGTTGGCGGGTGTCGTCGCCGCGCTGTTGGTGAAGGCGGGGGTTCCAATCCCGCTGGGCATGACGGCGGGGATTATCGTCGGCGCGCTCTGCGGTGTCGTCAACGGTTTGGCCGTCACGAAACTAAAGCTGCCGCCCTTCATTGCCACCCTCGGCATGATGTTGGTTGCGCGCGGCCTTGCCTTGCAGATCACTGGCGCGCGCGCCGTCTCCGGCCTCGGCGATGCGTTCGGCGAGCTTGGCAATGGCGCCCTGTTCCGCAAAGTGGAAATTGGGTCAGACGGGTTCCCCAACGTGATTTTTCCCGGCATCCCCTATCCCGTTATCATCATGGTCGTGCTGGCCATCGCCGTTGCGGTGATGCTGAGCCGCACCACCCTGGGCCGCCATATCTACGCCGTTGGTTCCAATAGCGAAGCCGCCCGCCTGTCCGGCGTCCATGTCGCCCGCGTTACCCTGTTTACTTATGTGCTCTCCGGCACTTTGGCGGGGCTGACCGGCTGCGTGCTGATGTCGCGCCTCGTCACCGCCCAGCCGAATGAAGGCGTAATGTACGAGTTGGATGCGATTGCCAGCGCCGTCATCGGCGGCACCTCGCTGATCGGTGGCGTCGGCACCATCTCCGGCACGGTCATCGGCGCCTTCGTCATCGGTATTCTCCGCAATGGTCTGAATATGAACGGCGTTTCCGCCTTCACCCAGCAGATCATCATCGGCCTCGTCATTCTGCTGACGGTCTGGATCGACCAGATCCGCAACCGACGCTGA
- a CDS encoding sugar ABC transporter ATP-binding protein, whose amino-acid sequence MQTLSSPPALGHEILRLEKVTKRFPGVLALDEVQFDLRRGEVHAVCGENGAGKSTLMKIISGQYQPDGGTIAYKGAQRRFASVLEAEKAGIAIIHQELNLIPHLSVAENIFLAREPKRGWFIDRAALKRQSQACLDRLGVDIAPDALVKSLSVAQCQMVEIAKALSLNAEVLIMDEPTSSLTESETALLFQVIHDLKHQGVGIVYISHRLDEMAAIVDRVTVLRDGRYVSTQDFAATTVDEIVSRMVGRSLDEKFPERTSAPTNEILFSVSGLRRAGVFHDVGFELRRGEILGFAGLMGAGRTEVARAIFGADPLDAGRIRLGGQELTITSPRDAIGHGIAYLSEDRKSHGLAVKMSVVQNLTLATMDAVSNRFGFIDFKAEAEAAKTYIDMLSIRTPSEHQIAKLLSGGNQQKIVIGKWLFRQSRILFFDEPTRGIDVGAKFAIYQLLDRLAAQGIGVVLISSELPEILGLTDRVAVFHEGRITAVLTTRDTNQEEIMHYASGHGRAGITGVAAE is encoded by the coding sequence ATGCAAACGCTTTCCAGCCCGCCCGCTTTGGGCCACGAAATTCTACGCCTGGAGAAAGTGACGAAGCGCTTTCCCGGTGTGCTGGCGCTCGACGAGGTGCAGTTCGACCTGCGGCGCGGCGAAGTTCATGCTGTCTGCGGCGAAAATGGCGCGGGTAAATCGACGCTGATGAAAATCATCAGCGGTCAATATCAGCCGGACGGCGGCACGATTGCTTACAAAGGCGCCCAGCGGCGCTTTGCGTCGGTGCTCGAGGCCGAAAAAGCGGGTATCGCCATCATCCATCAGGAACTGAACCTGATCCCGCATCTGTCGGTCGCCGAGAATATCTTCCTAGCGCGCGAACCCAAGCGCGGCTGGTTCATCGACCGGGCGGCGCTGAAGCGCCAATCGCAAGCGTGCCTTGACCGGCTGGGCGTCGATATCGCCCCCGATGCGCTGGTGAAAAGCCTGTCGGTCGCCCAATGCCAGATGGTTGAGATCGCTAAAGCCCTGTCCCTGAACGCCGAAGTGCTGATCATGGACGAGCCGACCTCCTCCCTCACCGAATCCGAAACGGCGCTGCTGTTCCAGGTGATCCATGATCTGAAACACCAGGGCGTCGGCATTGTCTATATCTCGCACCGGCTCGATGAAATGGCCGCGATTGTGGATCGGGTAACGGTCTTACGCGATGGGCGCTACGTCTCCACCCAGGATTTCGCCGCAACCACGGTCGATGAGATCGTTAGTCGTATGGTCGGCCGGTCGCTGGATGAAAAATTCCCCGAACGCACCTCGGCCCCAACCAACGAGATTCTGTTTTCTGTCAGCGGCTTGCGCCGGGCGGGCGTGTTCCACGATGTTGGGTTCGAGCTGCGCCGAGGGGAAATCCTCGGTTTTGCCGGGCTGATGGGCGCGGGCCGCACGGAGGTCGCCCGGGCAATCTTCGGTGCCGATCCGCTGGACGCGGGCCGCATTCGCTTGGGCGGGCAAGAGCTTACGATCACATCGCCGCGCGACGCCATCGGCCACGGGATCGCCTATCTGTCGGAAGACCGCAAGAGCCACGGTCTCGCCGTAAAAATGTCGGTGGTGCAGAACCTCACGCTGGCGACGATGGACGCCGTATCGAACCGCTTCGGCTTCATCGACTTCAAAGCGGAAGCCGAGGCGGCAAAAACCTATATCGACATGCTGTCGATCCGCACGCCGTCCGAACATCAGATCGCCAAACTGCTGTCGGGCGGTAATCAGCAGAAGATCGTCATCGGCAAATGGCTGTTCCGCCAATCGCGCATCCTGTTCTTTGACGAGCCGACGCGCGGCATCGATGTGGGGGCGAAATTCGCCATCTATCAACTGCTCGACCGGCTGGCGGCGCAAGGCATCGGCGTCGTCCTAATAAGCTCCGAACTGCCGGAAATCCTGGGGCTGACTGACCGGGTGGCCGTCTTCCACGAGGGCCGGATCACCGCCGTGCTAACGACGCGCGATACCAATCAAGAAGAAATCATGCATTACGCCTCCGGCCACGGCCGCGCGGGCATCACGGGAGTGGCCGCCGAATGA
- a CDS encoding FadR/GntR family transcriptional regulator: MPAVLKPIEPRRLYQQVADQIRSLIASGGFLPGTRLPPERDLAQQLGVSRPSLREALIALEIDGSVEIRMGSGVYVCAPPERVAANTVALGESPSELMQARAALEGAVVALACARATPDGIARLREALSRMQAEIQDGRSPVDHDRQFHLTLAQMSGNSVLARLVGDLFDERHSPISSQLRERFDSLQTWRAAVEEHEAIVQALEAADPLAAQTAMRHHLKTSTDRWIGG, translated from the coding sequence ATGCCTGCCGTTCTAAAACCCATCGAGCCGCGCCGCCTGTACCAGCAGGTTGCCGACCAGATCCGCAGCCTGATCGCCAGCGGCGGCTTCCTGCCCGGGACGCGCCTGCCGCCGGAACGCGACCTTGCCCAGCAACTCGGCGTCTCGCGCCCGTCGTTGCGCGAGGCTTTGATCGCGCTTGAAATCGACGGCAGTGTCGAGATCCGCATGGGCAGCGGGGTTTATGTCTGTGCGCCGCCCGAACGGGTGGCGGCCAATACGGTGGCGCTGGGCGAAAGCCCGTCGGAACTGATGCAGGCGCGTGCGGCCCTGGAAGGGGCGGTTGTCGCGCTTGCCTGTGCCCGCGCCACGCCGGATGGCATCGCCCGACTGCGTGAAGCCCTAAGCCGCATGCAGGCGGAAATTCAGGACGGCCGCTCCCCCGTCGATCACGACCGCCAGTTTCATCTGACGCTCGCCCAGATGAGCGGGAACTCCGTGCTCGCCCGGCTGGTCGGCGATCTTTTTGACGAACGCCACAGCCCCATTTCCTCCCAACTGCGCGAACGTTTTGACAGTCTGCAAACGTGGCGCGCGGCGGTGGAGGAGCATGAGGCCATCGTCCAGGCGCTGGAAGCCGCCGATCCGCTGGCGGCGCAAACGGCGATGCGCCACCATCTTAAAACCTCAACAGATCGCTGGATCGGCGGGTGA
- a CDS encoding fumarylacetoacetate hydrolase family protein translates to MKLLRYGEPGAEKPGILDANGQIRDLSAHVGDIGGRWIAPEGLAAIAALPLDSLPIVSGTPRLGPCVTGTGKFICIGLNYSDHAAETGASVPSEPVIFMKATSAIQGPNDPVEIPRGSEKTDWEVELGVVIGKTAKYVSEADALDYVAGYCVINDLSERAFQLEHQGQWTKGKSADTFGPTGPWLVTKDEVPDPQNLDMWLEVNGHRYQNGSTRTMVYGVAFVVAYLSRFMSLRPGDIISTGTPPGVGLGQKPPIYLKAGDTMALGIQGLGEQRQVCVQG, encoded by the coding sequence ATGAAACTGCTGCGCTATGGCGAACCTGGGGCCGAAAAGCCGGGTATTCTCGATGCAAACGGCCAGATCCGCGATCTGTCGGCCCATGTCGGCGACATCGGCGGGCGCTGGATTGCGCCGGAAGGGCTGGCCGCGATTGCTGCCCTGCCGCTGGATAGCCTGCCCATCGTCAGCGGCACACCGCGCCTTGGCCCCTGCGTCACCGGCACCGGCAAGTTCATCTGCATCGGCCTGAATTATTCCGACCATGCCGCCGAAACCGGCGCGTCGGTACCGAGCGAGCCGGTGATCTTCATGAAGGCTACCTCCGCCATTCAAGGCCCCAATGATCCTGTGGAAATCCCGCGTGGGTCGGAAAAGACCGATTGGGAAGTGGAACTCGGCGTCGTCATCGGCAAGACCGCGAAATATGTCAGCGAGGCGGATGCACTCGATTACGTCGCAGGCTATTGCGTTATCAATGATCTGTCGGAACGCGCCTTTCAGCTTGAACACCAGGGCCAATGGACGAAGGGCAAGAGCGCCGATACCTTCGGCCCGACTGGCCCCTGGCTGGTGACCAAAGACGAGGTGCCGGACCCGCAAAACCTCGATATGTGGTTGGAAGTGAATGGCCACCGCTATCAGAACGGCTCTACCCGCACGATGGTCTATGGCGTCGCCTTTGTCGTCGCCTACCTCTCGCGCTTCATGAGCCTGCGGCCGGGCGACATCATCTCCACCGGCACACCGCCCGGCGTCGGTCTCGGCCAAAAGCCGCCGATCTATCTGAAAGCGGGCGATACGATGGCGCTGGGCATCCAGGGCCTCGGCGAACAGCGGCAGGTCTGCGTGCAGGGGTAA
- a CDS encoding SDR family oxidoreductase, whose amino-acid sequence MTGRLTGKTAIVTAAGQGMGKATALAFAAEGAQVIATDINETLLGDLAGIAGITPRRLDVCDPAAIAAFAKDAPAPQILFNCAGYVHAGTILECDEAAFDFSVTLNVRSMYRMIRALLPGMIAAGGGSIINMASVASSVIAAPNRFIYGTTKAAVVGLTKSVAADFVTKGIRANAICPGTVDSPSLHDRMRAQGDYETARAAFIARQPMGRLGTAEEIAALAVYLASDESGFMSGQAITVDGGWSNI is encoded by the coding sequence ATGACCGGAAGGCTGACCGGAAAGACCGCCATTGTAACCGCCGCCGGGCAAGGCATGGGCAAGGCTACGGCCTTGGCGTTTGCCGCCGAAGGCGCGCAGGTGATCGCGACCGACATTAATGAAACGCTGCTGGGCGACTTGGCCGGGATTGCCGGGATTACCCCCCGCCGCCTGGACGTGTGCGATCCCGCCGCCATCGCGGCTTTCGCCAAAGACGCCCCAGCCCCGCAAATTCTGTTCAACTGCGCGGGTTACGTCCACGCCGGGACGATCCTGGAGTGCGACGAGGCGGCCTTCGATTTCTCCGTCACCCTCAACGTCCGTTCGATGTACAGGATGATCCGCGCGCTGCTGCCGGGGATGATCGCGGCCGGGGGCGGGTCGATTATCAATATGGCCTCCGTCGCCTCCTCCGTCATCGCGGCCCCCAACCGCTTTATCTATGGCACCACCAAGGCCGCTGTCGTTGGGCTGACGAAATCCGTTGCCGCCGATTTCGTCACCAAGGGCATCCGCGCCAATGCCATTTGCCCCGGTACGGTCGATAGCCCGTCGCTGCACGACCGCATGCGCGCCCAGGGCGATTACGAGACGGCCCGCGCCGCCTTCATTGCCCGGCAGCCGATGGGGCGCCTGGGGACTGCCGAAGAAATCGCCGCCCTCGCCGTCTATCTGGCGTCGGACGAATCGGGCTTCATGTCCGGCCAAGCGATCACCGTCGATGGCGGCTGGTCCAATATCTAA
- a CDS encoding IclR family transcriptional regulator, with product MTDADFDTPTPDAPERRYSAPALEKGLDILEFLSECRDAQSLQQIGDGVGRTKGEIFRMVAVLAERGYIERTEGDDRFRVTDRLFRLGLNHPVNRSLVETALPFMNAFSDSTGYACHLAVPSGTQIAVIARVESTSHIGFTVRIGYRQPLVLTGSGHCLLAFMSARRRHRAYEDLRRDDAWIDLDALTESLDSIRAAGVLQRPSGISEAVIDLSVPILDSHEGGAIAALTCPYLRMKQNPQEPEAILAALSEAARRISDGLSLD from the coding sequence GTGACCGACGCCGATTTCGATACCCCCACTCCCGACGCACCGGAACGGCGCTATTCCGCCCCTGCGCTCGAAAAAGGCTTGGATATTCTGGAATTTCTGTCCGAATGCCGCGACGCGCAGTCCTTGCAGCAGATCGGCGACGGCGTTGGCCGCACCAAGGGCGAGATTTTCCGCATGGTCGCGGTGCTGGCCGAGCGTGGCTATATCGAGCGCACGGAGGGCGATGATCGCTTCCGCGTCACCGACCGGCTGTTTCGCCTAGGGCTTAATCATCCGGTCAACCGGTCGCTGGTCGAAACCGCGCTGCCCTTCATGAACGCTTTTTCGGATAGCACGGGCTACGCCTGCCACCTCGCGGTGCCGTCCGGCACACAAATCGCCGTGATTGCGCGGGTGGAAAGCACGAGCCACATCGGCTTTACCGTGCGCATCGGCTATCGGCAGCCGCTGGTGCTCACTGGGTCCGGCCATTGCCTGCTCGCCTTTATGAGCGCCCGCCGCCGCCATCGCGCTTACGAGGATTTGCGCCGGGATGACGCTTGGATTGACCTCGACGCGCTGACCGAAAGCCTGGATAGCATCCGCGCTGCTGGCGTGCTCCAACGCCCCAGCGGCATTTCCGAAGCGGTCATCGATCTGTCGGTACCGATCCTCGATAGCCACGAGGGCGGGGCGATTGCCGCTCTCACCTGCCCTTACCTACGCATGAAACAGAACCCGCAGGAGCCGGAAGCCATCCTTGCCGCCTTGAGCGAAGCCGCCCGCCGCATTTCCGATGGCCTATCGCTCGACTGA